One stretch of Cedecea neteri DNA includes these proteins:
- a CDS encoding cytochrome c biogenesis protein DipZ has translation MPVLIAFLGGMLSLLSPCTLPVIPLLFAAFRGQKRQIIALLAGMVAMFTAVALLVGAAGEWIVQATLVGRWIALAMLALAALTLIFPVLAERLMRPAVQLGNAINNQSNRARGMLSAFLAGLAVGLLWSPCAGPILGAILGIGLSGSSAVTTGLLLAAYGSGCALMLALLWFCGHRLLARLREKMALMAQLRRVAGVAMLATVAFIASGTTAVLQNANGFGAKLEQHLLALSPTAASAPKLQPIADTAPTSAMPPLSGGTAWINSPPLTPEALKGKVVLIDFWTFDCINCQHALPHVREWANKYKDQGLVVIGVHTPEYPWEKDLDSVKKAVGKWQLPYPVVTDNNYQIWNAFGNQYWPAHYYFDARGQLRNVSFGEGNYEQQEQIIQKLLKEARA, from the coding sequence ATGCCCGTTCTGATTGCCTTTCTTGGCGGAATGCTCAGTTTATTAAGCCCCTGTACGCTGCCCGTCATTCCCCTGCTTTTCGCCGCATTTCGCGGTCAAAAACGCCAAATCATCGCCCTGCTTGCCGGCATGGTGGCCATGTTTACCGCCGTCGCTTTGCTGGTTGGCGCTGCCGGGGAGTGGATCGTGCAGGCCACGCTGGTTGGCCGCTGGATTGCGCTGGCGATGCTGGCGCTTGCCGCGTTGACGCTTATCTTCCCCGTGCTTGCCGAACGCCTGATGCGGCCTGCGGTGCAGTTGGGGAACGCTATCAATAACCAAAGCAACCGCGCTCGCGGCATGCTGTCCGCTTTTTTGGCGGGGCTTGCAGTGGGGCTGCTCTGGTCTCCCTGCGCCGGACCGATTTTGGGGGCCATTCTCGGCATCGGCCTGTCCGGCTCTTCGGCGGTAACCACCGGCCTGCTGCTGGCGGCCTACGGCAGCGGCTGCGCGCTGATGCTGGCGCTGCTGTGGTTCTGCGGTCACCGGCTGCTGGCTCGCCTGCGTGAGAAAATGGCGCTGATGGCGCAGCTTCGGCGTGTGGCGGGCGTAGCGATGCTGGCCACCGTGGCGTTTATCGCCTCCGGCACCACGGCGGTGCTGCAAAATGCCAACGGCTTCGGCGCGAAGCTGGAGCAGCACCTGCTGGCGCTTTCCCCAACCGCTGCATCAGCACCGAAGCTGCAGCCCATCGCGGATACCGCACCTACCAGCGCGATGCCGCCGCTTTCCGGAGGAACAGCCTGGATTAACAGCCCGCCGCTGACGCCAGAGGCGCTAAAAGGCAAAGTCGTGCTTATCGATTTTTGGACCTTCGACTGCATTAACTGCCAGCACGCGCTGCCGCACGTCCGCGAATGGGCCAACAAGTATAAAGATCAGGGCCTGGTGGTGATTGGTGTGCATACGCCGGAGTACCCGTGGGAGAAAGATCTCGATTCGGTGAAAAAGGCGGTGGGCAAATGGCAACTGCCTTACCCGGTCGTCACCGACAACAACTATCAGATCTGGAACGCCTTCGGTAACCAGTACTGGCCAGCCCATTATTATTTCGACGCTCGCGGACAGCTGCGCAATGTCTCCTTCGGCGAGGGCAACTACGAACAGCAAGAGCAGATTATTCAGAAGCTGCTGAAGGAGGCTCGCGCCTGA
- a CDS encoding NADPH-dependent 2,4-dienoyl-CoA reductase — translation MSYSSLLAPLDLGFTTLKNRVLMGSMHTGLEELPDGAERLAAFYAERARHGVALIVTGGIAPSASGVTIAHGAVLNDKRQLAHHQLVTDAVHREGGKIALQILHTGRYSYQPKLVAPSAIQAPINPFKPHELSHEEVLTLIEDFAHCASLAREAGYDGVEVMGSEGYLINQFLAVRTNQRDDEWGGDYERRMRFAVEVVRAVRERVGKEFIIIYRLSLLDLVEGGGNFDQAVTLAKAIEKAGATLINTGIGWHEARIPTIATSVPRGAFSWVTKKLKGHVALPLVTTNRINTPETAEQILADGDADMVSMARPFLADPEFVSKAAANRADEINTCIGCNQACLDQIFAGKVTSCLVNPRACHETKMPVVPATQTKRIAVVGAGPAGLAFAVNAAGRGHSVTLFDAAAEIGGQFNIAKQIPGKEEFFETLRYYRRMLDITGVDVRLNQYVEPEKLSGYDEVVLACGIEPRLPEIEGIGHPKVLSYIDVLRDKAPVGKRVAVIGAGGIGFDTSMYLSQEGASTSQSIAEFCVEWGIDTSLQTSGGLRPEGPNLHKSPRSIFLLQRKTSKPGEGLGKTTGWIHRATLLARGVKMLAGVSYERIDDAGLHITIGGEPQLLEVDNVIICAGQNPRRELQEPLQAMGKTVHLIGGADVAMELDARRAIAQGTRLALEI, via the coding sequence ATGAGCTACTCGTCGCTGCTTGCCCCGCTGGATCTTGGCTTCACCACTTTGAAAAACCGCGTGCTGATGGGCTCGATGCACACCGGGCTGGAAGAGCTGCCGGACGGCGCTGAGCGCCTCGCGGCTTTCTATGCCGAGCGTGCCCGCCACGGCGTGGCGCTGATTGTCACCGGCGGGATTGCCCCTTCGGCCTCCGGCGTGACCATCGCCCACGGTGCGGTACTGAACGATAAAAGACAGCTGGCGCATCACCAGCTTGTGACCGATGCGGTTCACCGTGAAGGCGGCAAAATTGCCCTGCAGATCCTGCATACCGGCCGCTACAGCTATCAGCCTAAGCTGGTCGCGCCTTCGGCCATTCAGGCGCCGATCAACCCGTTTAAACCTCACGAGCTCAGCCACGAAGAAGTCTTAACGCTGATTGAGGACTTCGCCCACTGCGCGAGCCTTGCGCGGGAAGCCGGGTATGACGGCGTGGAGGTCATGGGTTCGGAAGGCTATCTGATTAACCAGTTTTTAGCGGTGCGGACTAACCAGCGCGACGACGAATGGGGCGGTGACTACGAGCGCAGAATGCGCTTTGCCGTTGAGGTCGTCCGTGCCGTGCGGGAACGGGTTGGCAAAGAATTTATTATTATCTATCGCCTGTCGCTGCTCGACCTGGTGGAAGGCGGCGGCAACTTTGACCAGGCCGTGACGCTCGCCAAAGCGATAGAAAAAGCGGGCGCGACGCTAATTAATACCGGCATCGGCTGGCATGAAGCCCGTATTCCTACCATTGCTACATCCGTGCCGCGCGGCGCGTTTAGCTGGGTAACCAAAAAACTGAAAGGCCACGTCGCGCTGCCGCTGGTGACGACCAACCGAATCAATACCCCGGAAACCGCCGAGCAAATTCTGGCCGACGGCGATGCGGATATGGTGTCGATGGCTCGGCCTTTCCTCGCCGACCCTGAATTTGTCTCCAAGGCCGCCGCAAACCGGGCAGATGAAATCAATACCTGCATCGGCTGCAACCAGGCCTGCCTGGATCAGATTTTCGCCGGGAAAGTGACCTCCTGCCTGGTCAACCCGCGCGCCTGCCATGAAACCAAAATGCCCGTTGTGCCCGCGACGCAAACTAAGCGCATCGCGGTTGTTGGCGCGGGCCCTGCCGGGCTGGCCTTTGCGGTTAACGCCGCCGGGCGCGGCCATAGCGTCACGCTGTTTGACGCCGCGGCGGAGATTGGTGGGCAGTTTAATATCGCCAAACAGATCCCCGGCAAAGAGGAGTTTTTCGAAACGCTGCGCTACTACCGCCGGATGCTGGACATCACCGGCGTGGACGTTCGCCTTAATCAATACGTTGAGCCCGAGAAGCTGAGCGGCTACGACGAGGTGGTACTGGCCTGCGGCATTGAGCCGCGCCTGCCGGAGATTGAGGGCATCGGGCATCCGAAGGTGCTGAGCTATATCGACGTATTGCGCGACAAAGCGCCGGTGGGCAAGCGCGTGGCGGTGATTGGGGCGGGCGGCATTGGCTTTGATACCTCGATGTACCTGAGCCAGGAAGGGGCGTCCACCAGCCAGAGCATCGCCGAGTTCTGCGTGGAATGGGGGATTGATACCAGCCTGCAAACCTCTGGCGGCCTGCGCCCGGAAGGGCCGAATCTGCATAAAAGCCCGCGCAGTATTTTCCTGCTGCAGCGTAAAACCAGCAAGCCGGGCGAAGGCCTGGGCAAAACTACCGGCTGGATCCACCGCGCTACGTTGCTGGCTCGCGGCGTGAAAATGCTGGCGGGCGTAAGCTACGAACGCATCGACGATGCCGGGCTGCACATCACCATAGGCGGAGAGCCGCAGCTGCTGGAAGTGGATAACGTGATTATTTGTGCCGGGCAGAACCCGCGCCGCGAGCTGCAGGAGCCGCTACAGGCCATGGGCAAAACCGTGCATTTGATTGGCGGGGCCGATGTGGCAATGGAGCTGGATGCCCGACGCGCTATCGCGCAGGGCACCCGTTTAGCGCTGGAGATTTAG
- the rlmG gene encoding 23S rRNA (guanine(1835)-N(2))-methyltransferase RlmG — MSQLDNGFRSLTLKRFPETDDVNPLQAWEAADDYLLQQVDELEPVGPVLVLNDTFGTLACVLAEHKPYSIGDSYLSELATRENLRENDIPENSVTFLDSTAAYPQAPGLVLIKIPKTLALLEQQLRALRKVVTPETRIIAGAKARDIHNSTLELFEKILGPTTTTLAWKKARLVNPTVTKPALADAPETLSWKLEGTEWTIHNHANVFSRTGLDIGARFFLEHLPSDLEGEIVDLGCGNGVIGLTLLEKNPLAQVVFVDESPMAVASSRLNVETNLPGDIDRCEFMINNGLSGVEPFRFNAVLCNPPFHQQHALTDQIAWEMFHHARRCLKINGELYIVANRHLDYFRKLKKIFGNCTTVATNSKFVVLKAVKLGRRS; from the coding sequence ATGAGCCAATTAGACAACGGTTTTCGTTCACTGACGCTGAAGCGTTTTCCGGAAACGGACGACGTTAACCCGCTGCAGGCGTGGGAAGCGGCAGATGACTACCTGTTGCAGCAGGTAGACGAACTTGAGCCAGTCGGCCCCGTTCTCGTTCTTAACGACACGTTCGGTACGCTGGCCTGCGTGCTGGCCGAGCACAAGCCATACAGCATTGGCGACTCGTACCTAAGCGAGCTGGCAACGCGTGAAAACCTGCGCGAGAACGACATTCCGGAAAACAGCGTCACCTTCCTCGACAGCACCGCGGCTTACCCGCAGGCGCCGGGGCTGGTGCTGATTAAAATTCCTAAAACGCTGGCATTGCTTGAGCAGCAGCTGCGCGCGCTACGTAAAGTGGTGACGCCGGAAACCCGCATTATCGCGGGCGCGAAAGCGCGTGACATTCACAACTCTACGCTTGAGCTGTTTGAAAAGATTTTAGGGCCAACCACCACCACGCTTGCATGGAAAAAAGCGCGCCTGGTTAACCCGACCGTCACTAAGCCGGCGCTGGCCGACGCGCCGGAGACGCTGAGCTGGAAGCTGGAAGGGACAGAGTGGACCATTCACAACCACGCGAACGTCTTCTCCCGTACCGGGCTGGATATCGGCGCACGTTTCTTCCTTGAGCATTTACCCTCCGATCTGGAAGGTGAGATTGTCGATCTCGGCTGTGGCAACGGGGTGATTGGCCTGACGCTGCTGGAGAAAAATCCGCTGGCGCAGGTGGTATTTGTGGACGAATCGCCGATGGCCGTCGCGTCCAGCCGCCTGAACGTTGAAACCAACCTGCCGGGCGATATCGACCGCTGCGAGTTTATGATCAATAACGGGCTGTCCGGCGTGGAGCCGTTCCGCTTCAATGCGGTACTGTGCAACCCGCCGTTCCACCAGCAGCACGCGCTTACCGATCAGATTGCGTGGGAGATGTTCCACCACGCTCGCCGCTGCCTGAAAATCAACGGCGAGCTGTACATCGTGGCCAACCGTCACCTTGACTACTTCCGCAAGCTGAAGAAGATCTTCGGTAACTGCACCACGGTTGCGACGAACAGCAAGTTCGTGGTGCTCAAAGCGGTGAAGTTAGGCCGTCGGAGCTAA
- a CDS encoding M48 family metallopeptidase, translated as MSELIYLSGYPEHLLSQVRTLIREQRLGAVLEKRYPQGHNIATDKALYAYTQELKSQFLRNAPPINKVAYDSKIHVLNNALGLHTAISRVQGNKLKAKAEIRVATVFRTAPEAFLRMIVVHELAHLKEKDHNKAFYSLCCHMEPQYHQLEFDTRLWLTQLALSGAA; from the coding sequence ATGAGCGAACTGATTTATTTAAGCGGTTATCCGGAGCATTTGCTCTCGCAGGTGCGCACCCTGATTCGCGAGCAGCGCCTCGGCGCGGTGCTGGAAAAGCGCTACCCGCAGGGGCACAACATCGCGACCGATAAAGCGCTTTATGCCTACACTCAGGAGTTGAAAAGCCAGTTTCTGCGCAACGCACCGCCGATAAATAAAGTCGCTTATGACAGCAAAATTCACGTGCTGAACAACGCGCTCGGGCTGCATACCGCCATTTCACGCGTGCAGGGCAATAAGCTGAAAGCCAAGGCGGAAATTCGCGTGGCGACGGTGTTTCGCACTGCGCCCGAAGCCTTTCTACGTATGATTGTGGTCCACGAGCTGGCGCATCTTAAGGAGAAGGATCACAACAAAGCGTTTTACTCCTTGTGCTGTCATATGGAACCGCAGTATCACCAGTTAGAATTCGATACACGACTTTGGCTTACGCAGCTGGCGCTTAGCGGCGCGGCCTGA
- a CDS encoding Gfo/Idh/MocA family protein — protein sequence MIRFAVIGTNWITRQFVDAAHESGKYKLTAVYSRSLEQAQAFANDYPVEHLFTSLDELAKSDVIDAVYIASPNSLHGPQSLLFLSHKKHVICEKPLASNLAEVEAAIACARENQVVLFEAFKTASLPNFIALQQALPKVGKIRKVLLNYCQYSSRYQRYLDGENPNTFNPAFSNGSIMDIGFYVLASAAALWGEPHSVHATASLLDSGVDAHGTVQLNYGDFDVTLMHSKVSDSTIPSEIQGEAGSLVIEKISECQRVTFIPRGGKPQDLTLPQHINTMLYEAETFARLVEENEVNHAGLVTSRITSALATEIRRQTGVKFPADDVSQQATA from the coding sequence ATGATACGTTTCGCTGTGATTGGAACCAACTGGATAACCCGCCAGTTCGTGGATGCCGCCCATGAGAGCGGCAAATATAAGCTGACCGCGGTGTATTCCCGTAGCCTGGAGCAGGCGCAGGCCTTCGCCAACGATTACCCGGTCGAGCACCTGTTTACTTCGCTGGACGAGCTGGCGAAGAGCGATGTCATCGACGCGGTGTACATCGCCAGCCCAAACTCGCTGCACGGCCCGCAGAGCCTGCTGTTCCTCAGCCACAAAAAACACGTTATCTGCGAGAAGCCGCTGGCGTCTAATCTTGCGGAAGTCGAAGCGGCTATCGCCTGCGCCCGTGAAAACCAGGTGGTGCTGTTCGAGGCGTTTAAAACCGCCAGCCTGCCAAACTTTATCGCGCTGCAGCAGGCGCTGCCGAAGGTGGGGAAAATCCGTAAGGTGCTGCTCAACTACTGCCAGTATTCTTCGCGCTACCAGCGCTACCTGGACGGTGAAAACCCAAACACCTTTAATCCGGCGTTTTCCAACGGCTCCATCATGGACATCGGCTTCTACGTGCTGGCCTCGGCGGCTGCATTGTGGGGTGAACCGCACTCCGTTCACGCCACGGCTTCCCTGCTGGACAGCGGCGTGGACGCTCACGGCACCGTTCAGCTGAACTACGGCGATTTCGACGTCACCCTGATGCACTCCAAAGTGAGCGACTCGACGATCCCAAGCGAAATTCAGGGCGAAGCCGGTTCGCTGGTGATTGAAAAAATTTCCGAATGCCAGCGCGTCACATTTATTCCGCGCGGCGGCAAACCGCAGGATCTGACGCTGCCGCAGCATATCAATACTATGCTGTACGAAGCGGAGACGTTTGCCCGCCTGGTGGAAGAGAATGAGGTCAATCACGCCGGGCTGGTGACATCGCGCATCACGTCGGCGCTGGCGACCGAAATTCGCCGCCAGACAGGGGTTAAGTTCCCGGCAGACGATGTGAGCCAGCAGGCCACGGCATAA
- a CDS encoding TerC family protein has protein sequence MHTVGTPLLWGSFAVVVAIMLAIDLLVQGRRGSQTMSMKQAAVWSLVWVSLSLLFNLAFWWYLSGTAGREVADTQALAFLTGYLIEKALAVDNVFVWLMLFSYFAVPAALQRRVLVYGVLGAIVLRTIMIFGGSWLITQFEWLLYVFGAFLLFTGIKMALAKEDDTGIGDKPLVRWLRGHLRMTDKIENERFFVRQNGLLYATPLLLVLILVELSDVIFAVDSIPAIFAVTTDPFIVLTSNLFAILGLRAMYFLLAGVAERFSMLKYGLSVILVFIGIKMLIVDFYHIPIAVSLGVVGGILAGTLIINAWVNHRNDQKKPAE, from the coding sequence ATGCATACTGTCGGTACTCCGCTGCTCTGGGGCAGCTTCGCCGTCGTGGTCGCCATCATGCTGGCGATCGATCTCCTGGTTCAGGGCCGCCGTGGCTCGCAAACCATGTCAATGAAGCAGGCGGCCGTCTGGTCGCTGGTCTGGGTTTCACTTTCCCTGCTGTTTAACCTCGCCTTCTGGTGGTATCTCAGCGGTACCGCTGGCCGCGAAGTGGCGGACACTCAGGCGCTGGCCTTCCTCACCGGTTATCTGATTGAAAAAGCCCTTGCGGTCGATAACGTCTTCGTCTGGCTGATGCTGTTCAGCTATTTTGCCGTGCCTGCCGCGCTGCAGCGGCGAGTGCTGGTCTACGGCGTGCTTGGCGCTATCGTGCTGAGAACCATCATGATCTTCGGCGGTAGCTGGCTGATTACCCAGTTCGAATGGCTGCTGTATGTGTTTGGCGCCTTCCTGCTGTTTACCGGGATTAAGATGGCGCTGGCGAAGGAAGATGACACCGGTATCGGCGACAAGCCGCTGGTGCGCTGGCTGCGCGGCCACCTGCGCATGACCGATAAGATCGAGAACGAACGTTTCTTCGTCCGCCAGAACGGCCTGCTGTACGCTACGCCGCTGTTGCTGGTGCTGATTCTGGTGGAGCTGAGCGATGTGATTTTCGCGGTAGACAGCATTCCGGCAATCTTCGCGGTGACCACCGATCCGTTCATCGTGCTGACGTCTAACCTGTTCGCCATCCTCGGCCTGCGCGCCATGTACTTCCTGCTGGCCGGCGTGGCAGAACGCTTCTCAATGCTGAAGTATGGCCTGTCGGTTATCCTGGTGTTTATCGGCATCAAGATGCTGATCGTCGATTTCTACCATATCCCAATCGCCGTTTCGCTGGGCGTGGTGGGCGGTATTCTGGCGGGTACGCTGATTATCAACGCCTGGGTAAACCACCGTAACGACCAGAAGAAGCCGGCGGAGTAA
- the sstT gene encoding serine/threonine transporter SstT: MSSQASGLLQRFARGSLVKQILVGLVLGIVLALVSKPAAVATGLLGTLFVGALKAVAPVLVLTLVMASIANHQHGQKTNIRPILVLYLLGTFSAALTAVVVSFMFPSTLHLTSSATDISPPSGIVEVIHGLLMSTIANPIDAVLNANYIGILVWAVGLGFALRHGSETTKSLVNDLSDAVTFIVKVVIRFAPIGIFGLVASTLATTGFSTLWSYAQLLLVLLGCMFGVALIINPLLVFITTRRNPYPLVLACLRESGVTAFFTRSSAANIPVNMSMCQKMNLDRDTYSVSIPLGATINMAGAAITITVLTLAAVHTLGVPVDLPTALLLSVVASLCACGASGVAGGSLLLIPLACGMFGIPNEIAMQVVAVGFIIGVLQDSCETALNSSTDVIFTAAVCQAEDARLAKADPLRG, encoded by the coding sequence ATGAGTTCGCAAGCTTCTGGATTACTGCAGCGCTTTGCCCGCGGCAGCCTCGTAAAACAAATTCTCGTTGGCCTGGTGCTGGGCATTGTGCTCGCGCTGGTCTCCAAACCCGCCGCCGTGGCAACCGGCCTGCTCGGGACGCTGTTCGTCGGCGCGCTCAAAGCCGTGGCGCCGGTGCTGGTCCTTACGCTGGTGATGGCTTCTATCGCTAACCACCAGCACGGCCAAAAAACCAATATCCGCCCAATTCTGGTGCTGTACCTGCTGGGCACGTTCTCCGCCGCGCTGACGGCGGTCGTCGTTAGCTTTATGTTCCCTTCCACGCTTCACCTGACCAGCAGCGCCACGGATATTTCGCCGCCGTCAGGGATCGTCGAAGTGATACACGGCCTGTTGATGAGCACGATTGCCAACCCGATAGACGCCGTGCTGAACGCCAACTACATCGGCATTCTGGTATGGGCCGTTGGCCTGGGCTTTGCCCTGCGCCACGGCAGCGAAACCACCAAAAGCCTGGTGAACGATTTGTCTGACGCGGTGACCTTTATCGTGAAGGTGGTTATCCGCTTTGCGCCAATCGGGATCTTCGGCCTGGTCGCCTCTACGCTCGCCACGACCGGTTTCTCCACGCTCTGGAGCTACGCCCAGCTGCTGCTGGTGCTGCTGGGCTGCATGTTCGGCGTGGCGCTGATCATCAACCCGCTGCTGGTGTTTATCACCACTCGCCGTAACCCGTACCCGCTGGTGCTGGCCTGCCTGCGCGAGAGCGGCGTGACCGCGTTCTTTACCCGCAGCTCGGCGGCGAACATTCCGGTCAACATGAGCATGTGCCAGAAGATGAACCTGGATCGTGATACTTATTCAGTGTCGATTCCGCTGGGAGCAACCATCAATATGGCCGGGGCCGCAATAACGATTACGGTGCTGACGCTGGCTGCAGTGCACACGCTGGGCGTACCGGTGGATCTGCCCACCGCGCTGCTGCTGAGCGTGGTGGCTTCACTTTGCGCCTGTGGGGCTTCTGGTGTGGCGGGCGGTTCGCTGTTGCTGATCCCGCTGGCCTGCGGCATGTTTGGCATCCCGAATGAGATTGCCATGCAGGTGGTGGCGGTAGGCTTCATCATTGGCGTATTGCAGGATTCCTGTGAAACCGCGCTGAACTCTTCTACCGACGTTATCTTTACCGCTGCCGTTTGTCAGGCCGAGGATGCCCGTCTGGCGAAGGCCGATCCGCTACGCGGTTAA
- a CDS encoding UxaA family hydrolase yields MRYIRIHALDNVAVALVDLAEGEEVGAAAETFRLRQPIARGHKFALQPIAEGANVVKYGLPIGHALCDVAAGEHLHSHNLRTNLNDVDEYRYQPEIVPAVEPFVDREVNIYRRSNGAVGIRNELWVLPTVGCVNGIARQMLSRFLQQTGNAPDIDGAWLFSHQFGCSQLGDDHLNTRTMLQNMVHHPNAGAVLVVGLGCENNQISAFRETLGEYDPERVHFMALQQQDDEVEAGLEHLHALYEAMRHDRREPGKLSELKFGLECGGSDGLSGITANPMLGRFSDYVVANGGTTVLTEVPEMFGAERLLMSHCRDEATFEKTVAMINDFKRYFIEHRQPIYENPSPGNKAGGITTLEEKSLGCTQKAGESQIVDVLRYGERLKQAGLNLLSAPGNDAVATSALAGAGCHMVLFSTGRGTPYGGFVPTVKIATNSELAAKKPHWIDFDAGKLLHGSTLPDLLEKFIGTIVEKVNGAPTCNEKNDFRELALFKSGVTL; encoded by the coding sequence ATGCGATATATCAGGATCCATGCGCTGGATAACGTTGCGGTTGCGTTGGTGGACCTGGCGGAGGGCGAAGAGGTGGGCGCTGCGGCGGAAACTTTCAGGCTTCGACAGCCGATCGCCCGTGGCCACAAGTTCGCGCTCCAGCCGATTGCCGAAGGGGCAAACGTCGTGAAGTACGGCCTGCCGATAGGCCACGCGCTTTGCGATGTCGCCGCCGGGGAGCATCTTCATTCCCATAACCTGCGCACTAACCTTAATGATGTCGATGAATATCGCTACCAGCCGGAAATAGTGCCAGCGGTGGAACCTTTCGTCGACCGTGAGGTAAACATTTATCGCCGTAGCAACGGCGCGGTTGGCATCCGCAATGAGCTATGGGTCCTGCCCACCGTCGGCTGCGTGAACGGCATTGCGCGGCAAATGCTGAGCCGTTTTCTGCAGCAGACGGGCAATGCGCCGGATATCGACGGGGCCTGGCTGTTCAGCCACCAGTTTGGCTGCTCTCAGCTGGGCGACGATCATCTCAACACCCGCACCATGCTGCAAAACATGGTGCATCACCCGAACGCAGGTGCGGTGCTGGTGGTCGGCCTGGGCTGCGAAAACAACCAAATTAGCGCGTTCCGCGAAACCTTAGGGGAATACGACCCTGAGCGCGTCCATTTCATGGCACTTCAGCAGCAGGACGATGAGGTTGAAGCCGGGCTGGAGCATCTGCACGCTTTGTATGAGGCAATGCGCCACGACAGGCGCGAACCGGGCAAACTGAGCGAGCTGAAATTCGGGCTCGAATGCGGCGGCTCGGACGGCCTCTCCGGCATTACCGCGAACCCGATGCTGGGCCGTTTTTCTGACTATGTCGTAGCGAACGGCGGCACGACGGTGCTGACGGAAGTACCGGAAATGTTTGGCGCGGAGAGGCTGCTGATGAGCCACTGTCGTGACGAAGCCACGTTCGAGAAAACGGTGGCGATGATCAACGACTTCAAACGCTATTTTATCGAGCACCGGCAGCCTATTTATGAGAATCCCTCCCCGGGCAACAAAGCGGGCGGGATCACCACGCTCGAAGAGAAATCGCTCGGCTGTACGCAGAAGGCCGGTGAAAGCCAAATCGTTGACGTCCTTCGCTATGGCGAAAGGTTAAAACAGGCTGGATTAAACCTGCTGAGCGCGCCCGGCAACGATGCTGTTGCTACCAGCGCTTTAGCGGGGGCAGGCTGCCACATGGTGTTGTTTAGCACCGGGCGCGGAACGCCCTACGGCGGGTTTGTGCCAACGGTGAAAATTGCCACTAACAGCGAGCTGGCCGCGAAGAAACCGCACTGGATCGATTTTGACGCCGGGAAGCTGCTGCACGGCAGCACCCTGCCGGATCTGCTGGAGAAGTTTATCGGGACGATCGTTGAGAAAGTTAACGGCGCGCCAACCTGCAACGAGAAAAATGATTTCCGCGAGCTGGCGCTGTTTAAGAGTGGTGTCACTTTATGA